GGTCGTCCATCACCGCGGCAGCACGCGACTTGATCGGCTCCACGGTAAAGGCCCCAAGATGCGCGTCGAGCCGCGCGCGCCACGAAACGTCCAGCTGTGCGCCCGGTTGCAGGATCGGGGCCATCTTGCGCGACGCGCCGCCGCGTACCACGCCCGCATGGCGGCCATGGTCGCGGGTCAGCACATCGATGATCGCGGCATTTTCGCCGTGGCGGCGCGCGGACAGAAGCACCCCGTCGCTGCGCCACTCGATCACGCCAGCCCCTCTTGATCCAGCAGATGCCGCCCCGCGCGATCCTCGACCTCGATGACCCACAGATCCCGATCAAAGCTGCGCTGCTTGGCGATCGAGGCGTCCACCGCTGGCTCGTCCCCCTCGGCCAGCACGACCCAGGCCCGCTCGCCCGACATCAGATCAAACGAGCGCTGGTAGCACACGGCCTGCCCGTCCAGCGTGTTCAGCTTGACCAGCACCGCCCCCGCGGTCTTGTCGCCCTTGGCGGTGATGAAGGCGGGAATGTCATGCAGCCGCAGCCGCGTCAGATAGGCGGACACCCAGAAGTCACTGGTAAGGCGCTCAGCCATTATTCCGCTGTCCCGAACCGCAAAACCGGGCCCCACTTTTGCCGGGACAGCTCAGCCATTCCCGTCCTTAAAATCGAGCCCCATCTCGGAATACCGCTCGCTTTCTTCCAGCCAGCCCGGCCGCACTTTCACCTGCAAGAACAAATGCACCTTGCGCCCGAGGAACTCCATCA
The nucleotide sequence above comes from Litoreibacter ponti. Encoded proteins:
- a CDS encoding DUF1491 family protein, with the protein product MAERLTSDFWVSAYLTRLRLHDIPAFITAKGDKTAGAVLVKLNTLDGQAVCYQRSFDLMSGERAWVVLAEGDEPAVDASIAKQRSFDRDLWVIEVEDRAGRHLLDQEGLA